The following coding sequences lie in one Cannabis sativa cultivar Pink pepper isolate KNU-18-1 chromosome 5, ASM2916894v1, whole genome shotgun sequence genomic window:
- the LOC133037817 gene encoding membrane steroid-binding protein 1-like, whose translation MALQLWETLKEAIPVYTGLSPATFFTVVALVLAIYYVVSGFFGPSDTYERPRSLEEVQPLPPPVQIGEVSEEELKQYDGTDSNKPLLMAIKGQIYDVTQSRMFYGPGGPYALFAGKDASRALAKMSFEDKDLTGDISGLGPFELDALQDWEYKFMSKYVKVGTIKKTVPVTDASPSGEAEATIASHDDKPTEDGPEKPAVKSEDGPEKPALKSEDAPSASE comes from the exons ATGGCTCTGCAACTATGGGAAACGCTTAAAGAGGCAATCCCAGTCTACACAGGTCTCTCTCCTGCCACTTTCTTTACAGTTGTGGCTCTCGTTTTGGCTATTTACTACGTCGTTTCGGGCTTCTTTGGACCTTCCGATACTTACGAGAGGCCTAGATCTTTGGAGGAGGTCCAACCCCTCCCTCCTCCTGTTCAAATTGGTGAGGTGTCTGAGGAAGAGTTAAAGCAGTACGATGGTACCGATTCGAATAAACCATTGCTTATGGCTATCAAGGGTCAGATCTATGATGTCACTCAGAGCAG GATGTTCTATGGACCTGGGGGACCTTATGCATTGTTTGCAGGTAAAGATGCTAGCAGAGCTCTTGCAAAGATGTCATTTGAAGACAAAGATCTCACCGGTGACATTTCTGGGCTCGGTCCATTTGAGCTTGATGCATTGCAAGATTGGGAATACAAGTTCATGAGCAAGTATGTTAAGGTTGGAACCATTAAGAAGACAGTTCCAGTGACTGATGCCTCTCCTTCTGGGGAAGCAGAAGCCACCATAGCAAGCCACGATGATAAGCCTACCGAGGACGGCCCAGAAAAGCCAGCAGTAAAATCTGAGGATGGTCCAGAAAAGCCAGCGCTTAAATCTGAGGACGCGCCTTCTGCGAGTGAATGA